Proteins from one Desulfonema limicola genomic window:
- a CDS encoding DNA cytosine methyltransferase: protein MKYYVLDTFAGAGGFSLGFEKAGCEIIGAIEIDKWASETFAYNHPNAIVLNDDITKLNNKDLIKSFKSKKPNIILGGPPCQGFSICNKNAGDPKHPINTLFRDFIRVGSIFEPDILIMENVPNLIKAKTHSKKFVIDIITGELQKIGYFVYSKILQATDYGIPQIRKRLFVIASKKELHKPFPKETHYISNGQCKIFPEELIPCPSLWEAISDLPPLEAGEGNEMSEYQNECQNEYQSKIKGKSKILFNHKAMNHTKRMIERFSKMSWGQSAKDAPEHLRPRKRNSSEIADKIYDQNNRRMYPHKPCHTIPASFYANFVHPYQHRNFTAREGARIQSFPDSFRFMGKPTVVSHKLLAREGRFSEKYLCQYNQIGNAVPPMLAQAIAENILKQI from the coding sequence ATGAAATACTATGTACTTGATACATTTGCCGGTGCTGGTGGTTTCAGCCTCGGATTTGAAAAAGCAGGATGTGAAATCATTGGTGCAATAGAAATTGATAAGTGGGCATCAGAGACATTTGCCTATAACCATCCAAATGCTATTGTACTCAATGATGATATTACAAAGCTTAATAATAAGGATTTAATTAAATCATTTAAAAGTAAAAAGCCAAACATAATTTTAGGCGGACCTCCCTGTCAGGGATTCTCAATTTGTAACAAAAATGCAGGTGATCCAAAACATCCTATAAATACTCTTTTTAGAGACTTTATAAGAGTTGGATCAATTTTTGAACCAGATATTCTTATCATGGAAAATGTTCCAAATCTTATTAAAGCAAAAACACATTCAAAAAAATTTGTAATTGACATAATAACTGGTGAATTACAAAAAATAGGATATTTTGTGTACTCCAAGATATTACAGGCTACTGATTACGGTATTCCTCAAATAAGAAAAAGATTATTTGTGATAGCTTCAAAAAAAGAATTACACAAACCATTTCCCAAAGAAACTCACTATATTTCCAATGGACAATGCAAGATTTTTCCCGAAGAATTAATTCCCTGTCCTTCTTTATGGGAAGCAATTTCTGATTTACCCCCTCTTGAAGCTGGTGAAGGAAATGAAATGAGTGAATATCAAAATGAATGTCAAAATGAGTATCAGTCTAAAATAAAAGGGAAAAGTAAAATACTTTTTAACCATAAAGCTATGAACCATACAAAAAGGATGATTGAAAGGTTTTCTAAAATGTCATGGGGACAATCAGCAAAAGATGCACCAGAACATCTCAGACCCCGTAAGCGTAATTCATCTGAAATAGCAGATAAAATTTATGATCAGAATAACAGAAGAATGTATCCTCATAAACCATGTCACACTATACCGGCATCTTTTTATGCTAATTTTGTACATCCTTATCAACATAGAAATTTTACAGCAAGAGAAGGAGCTAGGATACAGTCGTTTCCAGATTCATTCCGTTTTATGGGAAAGCCAACAGTTGTGAGTCATAAGCTTTTGGCAAGAGAAGGACGATTTAGTGAAAAATATTTATGTCAATATAATCAAATTGGAAATGCGGTGCCACCTATGTTGGCACAGGCAATTGCTGAAAATATCCTAAAACAAATATAA